Proteins from one bacterium genomic window:
- a CDS encoding DUF6754 domain-containing protein: MRTRLWTLMLAVFCLLPLLLGAGEGAPADGGGNGAFRIERLNVMIFAAIFAAAVLWYIRRAMRGEKFYIRPLTGLGAVDEAVGRATEMGRPVIFIPGTGELDQIQTIAGLSVLGRVAAATARLRTPLRVPVLYPLPMAAAQETVKQAYLDEGNTDPLDPQTVQYVAGESFSYSARIGGMMARE, encoded by the coding sequence GTGAGGACACGACTCTGGACCCTCATGCTTGCCGTGTTCTGTCTGCTGCCGTTGCTGCTCGGCGCAGGCGAAGGCGCGCCGGCCGATGGCGGAGGCAACGGCGCCTTCCGTATTGAACGTCTGAATGTGATGATCTTCGCCGCGATCTTTGCCGCGGCGGTGCTCTGGTATATCCGCCGCGCCATGCGGGGCGAGAAGTTCTATATCCGGCCGCTCACCGGCCTTGGCGCGGTCGATGAGGCGGTCGGACGCGCCACCGAGATGGGGCGGCCGGTGATCTTCATCCCCGGCACCGGCGAACTGGATCAGATCCAGACGATCGCCGGGCTGTCGGTCCTCGGACGGGTTGCCGCGGCGACGGCGCGTCTGCGCACGCCGCTGCGCGTGCCGGTGCTCTACCCGTTGCCGATGGCCGCCGCGCAGGAGACGGTCAAGCAGGCCTACCTGGACGAGGGCAACACCGATCCGCTGGATCCGCAGACGGTGCAGTATGTCGCCGGCGAATCATTCTCCTATTCGGCGCGCATCGGCGGGATGATGGCGCGCGAAC
- the ptsP gene encoding phosphoenolpyruvate--protein phosphotransferase has protein sequence MTMPTPEMARDVRLRGIAAAPGIALGPAFVYRVGHEAPPVRYLMAEESPDAECARLDAALAAVRADLLRLKKESPGTVGSALAKIFDAQVMIVDDPAICAQVKDAITTQRLGAESAFDRVVGEAQKAIERSQDQYLREMANDIEAVKMRVINQLMGHGISAEHHPSSPSVILANTITPADIMSLSKGLVLGVVTQTGGQTSHTALLAKSLGIPAVSGVDFDMRTVRPATMLVVDGFSGVVILNPAPQTIEFFERKKKRTHSPWPKKLDALRDLPAVTTDRHRIAILANIDLAAETDLALAAGAGGVGLYRTEYLFLQKGGYPPEARQVEIYRQAIAGLQGRPLVVRTFDLGSDKAAPDAPPEANPALGVRGIRLSLEKSATLLAQLRALLTASAAGPIWVMVPMIATVEEFDQVRALWSRAKQELRARKIPFDPATKLGLMVETPAAVQLADELAARADFFSVGTNDLVQYTTAVDRGNHRLHALQHYWHPSLWRQLAQVVKAGHKAGIPVGICGEMSGDPKAVLPLLGMGFDSLSLHPNSIPRVKALVRAASYAQCRQTVARILGASTADQIRKLATTLHDKTVRAIRV, from the coding sequence ATGACCATGCCGACTCCGGAGATGGCCCGTGATGTGCGCCTGCGCGGCATTGCCGCCGCGCCGGGCATTGCGCTGGGCCCGGCGTTTGTGTACCGCGTGGGGCACGAAGCCCCGCCGGTGCGTTACCTGATGGCGGAGGAGAGCCCCGACGCCGAATGCGCCCGTCTGGATGCGGCGCTGGCGGCGGTCCGCGCCGATCTGCTGCGCCTGAAGAAGGAGTCGCCGGGGACCGTCGGATCGGCCCTGGCCAAGATTTTCGATGCGCAGGTGATGATCGTCGATGATCCGGCGATCTGCGCGCAAGTGAAGGATGCGATCACCACGCAACGCCTCGGCGCGGAGAGCGCCTTTGATCGCGTGGTCGGCGAGGCACAGAAGGCGATCGAACGCTCGCAGGACCAATACCTCCGCGAGATGGCCAACGACATCGAAGCGGTCAAGATGCGGGTCATCAATCAACTGATGGGCCACGGGATTTCCGCCGAACACCATCCCAGCTCGCCGTCGGTCATCCTCGCCAACACCATCACCCCGGCCGACATCATGAGTTTGAGCAAGGGACTGGTGCTGGGCGTGGTGACGCAGACCGGCGGGCAAACGTCGCACACCGCGTTATTGGCCAAGTCGCTGGGGATCCCGGCGGTGTCGGGCGTGGACTTCGACATGCGCACCGTGCGCCCGGCGACCATGCTGGTGGTCGACGGCTTTTCCGGCGTGGTCATTCTCAACCCGGCCCCCCAGACCATCGAGTTCTTTGAGCGCAAAAAGAAGCGCACACACTCACCCTGGCCGAAGAAGCTGGATGCGCTGCGCGATCTGCCCGCCGTAACCACTGATCGCCACCGCATCGCGATCCTGGCCAACATCGACTTGGCCGCCGAGACCGATCTGGCGCTGGCGGCCGGGGCGGGCGGTGTCGGACTGTATCGCACCGAGTATCTCTTTCTGCAGAAAGGCGGATACCCGCCCGAGGCGCGCCAGGTGGAAATCTATCGCCAGGCGATCGCCGGATTGCAGGGACGGCCGCTGGTTGTGCGCACCTTTGATCTGGGTTCCGACAAAGCGGCGCCCGATGCGCCGCCGGAAGCCAATCCCGCGCTGGGCGTGCGCGGTATCCGCCTGTCGCTGGAGAAGTCCGCCACGTTGCTGGCGCAGTTGCGCGCGCTTCTGACCGCCTCCGCGGCGGGACCTATCTGGGTGATGGTGCCGATGATCGCCACGGTGGAGGAGTTTGACCAGGTGCGCGCCCTCTGGTCGCGCGCCAAACAGGAATTGCGCGCGCGCAAAATCCCGTTCGATCCCGCGACCAAACTGGGGCTGATGGTCGAGACCCCTGCGGCAGTGCAACTGGCCGACGAACTGGCGGCCCGCGCCGATTTCTTCTCGGTCGGCACCAACGATCTGGTGCAGTACACCACCGCGGTTGACCGCGGCAATCACCGGCTGCATGCCCTCCAGCACTACTGGCATCCTTCCCTCTGGCGTCAGTTGGCGCAGGTTGTCAAGGCCGGGCACAAAGCCGGCATTCCGGTTGGTATCTGCGGCGAGATGTCGGGCGATCCGAAGGCGGTTCTGCCGCTTCTGGGCATGGGGTTCGACTCGCTTTCCCTCCACCCGAATTCCATCCCGCGGGTCAAGGCGCTGGTGCGCGCGGCCTCGTATGCGCAGTGCCGCCAGACCGTCGCACGCATCCTCGGCGCGTCCACGGCCGATCAAATTCGCAAGCTTGCGACCACGTTGCATGACAAGACGGTGCGCGCGATACGGGTGTAA
- a CDS encoding bifunctional phosphoglucose/phosphomannose isomerase, which produces MLPTVSIIAPGNPRIIAALDDASVHRRLDTAGMWDAIAAFPAHLKEAPALAQQVDWRSYKPTTPAGVCVCGMGGSAIGGDLARSYWEYESPVPMLVVRADRLPEYINRFWMVIVSSYSGNTTEALAAADDACARGSSILALSAGGELAERARARRWPLITVPGGLMPRAALGYSFGPVMLALMRWGVVPDREADLLRTAGQLADARAALEPTTPAVSNPAKQAAAALAGRIVCVYGTTGYTDVAAVRLKSQLCENGKAVAFASALPELNHNEIVGLDASGDPERLAVVVLRSSEEPKPAARRLDWLERRVAARGIPLVTLSSNATDRLSHLLSLVQMGDAISYYVAIATGHDPTPIPAITALKREIG; this is translated from the coding sequence GTGCTGCCAACCGTCTCGATCATAGCCCCCGGCAATCCGCGCATCATTGCGGCGCTCGATGACGCGTCCGTCCATCGGCGTCTGGACACGGCCGGGATGTGGGATGCGATCGCGGCTTTCCCGGCGCACCTAAAGGAAGCGCCGGCGCTGGCCCAACAGGTGGATTGGCGCTCCTACAAGCCCACGACCCCCGCCGGCGTCTGTGTCTGCGGAATGGGAGGCTCGGCCATTGGCGGCGATCTGGCGCGCTCTTACTGGGAATACGAGTCGCCGGTGCCGATGCTTGTGGTCCGCGCCGATCGTCTGCCGGAGTACATCAACCGTTTTTGGATGGTGATTGTCTCCAGCTACTCCGGCAACACCACCGAGGCGCTGGCGGCCGCCGACGATGCGTGTGCCCGCGGCAGCAGCATCCTCGCGCTGTCCGCCGGCGGGGAACTGGCCGAACGGGCGCGGGCGCGACGCTGGCCGCTGATCACCGTTCCCGGCGGCTTGATGCCGCGCGCCGCGCTAGGTTACTCTTTCGGTCCTGTCATGCTGGCGCTGATGCGCTGGGGAGTCGTGCCGGACCGCGAGGCGGACTTGCTGCGAACCGCCGGGCAATTGGCCGATGCCCGGGCCGCCCTGGAGCCGACGACACCCGCCGTGTCCAACCCCGCCAAACAGGCAGCGGCGGCATTGGCGGGCCGCATTGTCTGTGTCTATGGCACGACGGGTTACACCGATGTGGCCGCGGTCCGCTTAAAGTCGCAACTTTGCGAAAACGGCAAGGCCGTGGCGTTCGCCAGTGCCCTGCCGGAACTGAATCACAACGAGATCGTCGGACTCGATGCCAGCGGCGACCCGGAGCGGTTGGCGGTCGTCGTTCTGCGTTCCAGCGAAGAACCGAAGCCGGCGGCGCGCCGTCTCGACTGGCTCGAACGCCGTGTCGCCGCGCGCGGCATTCCGCTGGTGACGCTTTCCAGCAATGCAACCGACCGTCTGTCGCACCTGTTGTCGCTGGTGCAGATGGGGGACGCCATCAGTTACTACGTGGCCATCGCCACGGGCCATGATCCGACACCCATTCCCGCCATCACGGCGCTCAAAAGGGAGATTGGGTGA
- a CDS encoding HPr family phosphocarrier protein — MIEKNVTVSNPLGVHARPSAMIVQTASKFRSDVWLIKDGNKVNAKSMLGVMTLAAEMGSVVTIGAEGSDEEKAVDALIKVFEMRFGER, encoded by the coding sequence GTGATTGAGAAAAACGTGACCGTCAGCAACCCGTTGGGTGTCCACGCCCGCCCTTCGGCCATGATTGTGCAAACCGCCTCGAAGTTCCGCTCCGATGTCTGGCTGATCAAAGACGGCAATAAGGTCAATGCCAAAAGCATGCTGGGGGTGATGACACTGGCCGCGGAAATGGGGTCGGTGGTCACCATCGGCGCGGAGGGTTCCGACGAGGAGAAAGCGGTCGACGCGCTGATCAAGGTCTTTGAGATGCGCTTCGGCGAGCGATGA